Below is a genomic region from Blochmannia endosymbiont of Camponotus modoc.
AACAATGGATGATTAATGTAAGCCATATGTACACGAATTTGATGAGTTCTTCCAGTTTCAAGACGTACACGAATTCTAGTGTACATACTAAATGATTCTGTGATAGAATAATGGGTTATGGCCGGTTTTCCCATAGGATTAACTGTCATGCGAGTACGATGAACAGCATGTCTTCGAATGGGTTGATTGATTGTCCCTTCATTATGTAAAAAATTCCCGAGAACTACCGCGTCATATTCCCTAATAATTTTTCTTTTTTTGAACAATCGTAACAAACTATGATATGCAATCATGTTTTTAGCGACGACCATTAAACCAGTAGTATCCTTATCTAACCGTTGAACAATACCTGATTGAAATACTTCTGTAATAGCTGGATATTTATATAACAAAGCATTTAGTATAGTACCTGAATGGTTGCCGGCGCCAGGATGAACTACCATATTTTTTGCTTTATTTATTACTACAATATCATCGTCTTCATATACAATATCAAGAGGGATATCTTGAGGAACTATACTATTATTATCGATATTAACAATATCTTTTATTTCAACGAATTCACCGCCCATCATTTTTTTTTTAGGTATAATAACCGTTTGATTATTAACATTTACTTTTTTAGAAAGGATCCAACATTTTATTTTAGAACGTGAATAATTTGGCAATAATTCAGAAAGAACACAATCTAATCGTTTTCCAGATTGAGATGCCTGCACAATCATAGGTTTTATAATATAAGATTCAGGTGTTATCATATTGATATGCGGTTGAATACTAAATTCAACCAAACTGTTGTATGGGTACATTCATTTAAATAAACGTACATGCATATTGTTTTCTAATGTTTATGTACTACTAGGGAGTATTAATTAAAAAGTTTTATGAAACGTATTCAATACTATATAACGACAATATTAATTATTAGTATCATTATGATTTCTTATACCTCTGCTTCTGTTAACATTTTAAATGATGCTACTTATAATCTTTACAAATCCGCTCAAAACAAATTATATAACGCTGATTATAAAGAAGCTACACAGGATTTGATAAATTTACTAAATTTATATTTATTAGACCCTTGTCCGCAACAAATTTATTTAGACTTAATTTATGCTTATTACAAATTAAACGATTTAAAATCCGCAAATAATTATATAAAACATTTTTTTAAATTATACCCTAATCATAAACATTTTGATTATGTATTATACATGCATGGCGTAATCAACATGTGCTTAGATGAAGATAATAAAAAATTAATAAAACATTTAAATATAAATTGGTTTGATCGTAATCCCATGTATGCATGCATAGCATTCCATACCTTTGTAAAACTTATACGCCAATATCCAGATAGTCAATATTCTGTAGATGCTTACAAACGTTTAATTTTTTTAAAAAATAGAATAGCTGAATATGAACTTTCTATTGTGAAATTTTATTCTAAAAAACATGCTTATATATCAGTAATAGCTCGTGCAAAAAAAATGTTATATCACTTTCCAGATACTCAAGCAACCCGTAAAGCACTGTATTATATGCAGCAAGCATATCAAAATATACATTTGCCAGATCAAGCTAACAAAGTAGCAAAAATCATTGCTGCTAATCCAGTATATTAAATATATACTTTTATAAGTATAATATCTATATCTATATCTATTTTTGTAGATACCATATGATTGATACAATGTTTAAAATATGTATTAATTAAATTAATAATATAATATAAATAAGGAATATGATATTCATTTATATAAATAAATATCAATTTATAATGATACTGCTGATACTACGGCAACCGCAATTATCTAAAAATATTAGATTTGAATATTAAATATTACGGTAATAATTTTTGTTATGATTTACAAATCTATAGTGCATATAGCATTTTTGGGTCCTAAGGGATCATATTCTCACATTGCCGCTATGCAATATGCTAGTAGCCGTCATTTTAATCAAATAGTAGAGCATAGCTGTCGAAGATTTGATGATATTTTTAATTTAGTAGAATGTGATCATGCAGAATATGGTGTAGTTCCCATTGAAAATTCTAATTCTGGATTAATTGATGAAGTAGGTGATTTATTACTAAAAACCCGATTGTTGTTAGTAGATGAAATTACTATTCCTATAAAACATTGTATTTTAGTTAATAATCATACTAATATAAATCAAATTCAAATTATATACAGTCATCCTCAACCCGTTCAACAATGCAGTGAATTTTTAAAACATTTCTCGGCATGGAAAATTGTATTCTGTGAAAGTAGCGCAGTTGCCATGGAAACAGTATCTAAATTAAATCAATCTAATTTAGGAGCTTTAGGCAATAAGCAAGGAGGCCAATTTTATGGATTGCATTCACTATTAACATATAATCTTTCTAATTCTCATAAAAATACAACCAGATTTATTGTTTTAAAAAATACAAATATTGCAGTTTTTAATCATTCTATAGCCACAAAAACCATTCTTATTATCTCTATTAAAGGGCAATCAGAGAAATTATGCGAAATATTAAAAGTATTACAATTTTACAATACTAAAATAACTTATTTAAGACCACGTCTTTTATCATACGAAAGACTGAGAAACATAGTGATTATTGAAATGATGGCACACATAAATAATGTATACATACAACATATTCTTATAGAATTACAAAAAATTGCCTATTCATTAAAAATATTAGGTTGTTATCAAGTGACGCCGCCTACTGATGTAATTTTCCATTATCATGGAAAATTGTTATAATTATATGTTATATAACTATATTATTTGAAAGATAAATACAAAAAATAATAGATATGTAATCGTATAATGCCATTTCAAAAATATTAAAAAACAAATACACACATTAGTATACGAAATAAATATTCAAATTAAAAATTATCTTATATAGAAAACTTTTGGATCTAAATAAATATAATTTAATCAAAAAATTTATTAAATATTATTACAATAATTATTA
It encodes:
- the rluD gene encoding 23S rRNA pseudouridine(1911/1915/1917) synthase RluD — its product is MITPESYIIKPMIVQASQSGKRLDCVLSELLPNYSRSKIKCWILSKKVNVNNQTVIIPKKKMMGGEFVEIKDIVNIDNNSIVPQDIPLDIVYEDDDIVVINKAKNMVVHPGAGNHSGTILNALLYKYPAITEVFQSGIVQRLDKDTTGLMVVAKNMIAYHSLLRLFKKRKIIREYDAVVLGNFLHNEGTINQPIRRHAVHRTRMTVNPMGKPAITHYSITESFSMYTRIRVRLETGRTHQIRVHMAYINHPLLGDHKYGKSTYFIKGVSDAVNDCLHVLNRQALHATTLQLCHPITRIKMKWDVPLPKDIIKLINILRKNERHVK
- the bamD gene encoding outer membrane protein assembly factor BamD; translation: MISYTSASVNILNDATYNLYKSAQNKLYNADYKEATQDLINLLNLYLLDPCPQQIYLDLIYAYYKLNDLKSANNYIKHFFKLYPNHKHFDYVLYMHGVINMCLDEDNKKLIKHLNINWFDRNPMYACIAFHTFVKLIRQYPDSQYSVDAYKRLIFLKNRIAEYELSIVKFYSKKHAYISVIARAKKMLYHFPDTQATRKALYYMQQAYQNIHLPDQANKVAKIIAANPVY
- a CDS encoding prephenate dehydratase domain-containing protein, whose amino-acid sequence is MIYKSIVHIAFLGPKGSYSHIAAMQYASSRHFNQIVEHSCRRFDDIFNLVECDHAEYGVVPIENSNSGLIDEVGDLLLKTRLLLVDEITIPIKHCILVNNHTNINQIQIIYSHPQPVQQCSEFLKHFSAWKIVFCESSAVAMETVSKLNQSNLGALGNKQGGQFYGLHSLLTYNLSNSHKNTTRFIVLKNTNIAVFNHSIATKTILIISIKGQSEKLCEILKVLQFYNTKITYLRPRLLSYERLRNIVIIEMMAHINNVYIQHILIELQKIAYSLKILGCYQVTPPTDVIFHYHGKLL